A window from Deltaproteobacteria bacterium encodes these proteins:
- a CDS encoding carotenoid biosynthesis protein, whose product MIETLVTMLIKRWYVWCFLISYFLIAHFYWGWRQTLKFLFLGYLLAWGSEALSIRHGFPYGLYQYHYEAMPHEWMIFGVPFWDSLSYVFLAFFSLTVATLIHAKYRPQHPLIEIQNSWLTLLMAACYMMMIDIVIDPVANQGEKWFLGKIYHYPEGGAYFGVPLSNFAGWWLTALVIYIFNRMLWPAKESSLMERFLPLGTLLYFMVFIFNFLITWWIGDYKLLFADILWGTLMFAIVYHASRYKNKIPLHF is encoded by the coding sequence ATGATTGAAACACTTGTAACCATGCTTATCAAACGTTGGTATGTGTGGTGTTTTTTAATCAGTTATTTTTTAATAGCCCATTTTTATTGGGGATGGCGGCAAACACTTAAATTTTTATTCTTGGGTTATCTATTGGCATGGGGCAGCGAGGCTCTTTCGATTCGCCATGGCTTTCCCTATGGGCTTTATCAATACCATTACGAAGCCATGCCCCATGAATGGATGATTTTTGGGGTACCCTTTTGGGATTCACTCTCTTATGTTTTCTTAGCTTTTTTTAGTTTAACGGTGGCAACGTTGATTCATGCCAAATATCGGCCACAACACCCCCTCATTGAAATTCAAAATAGTTGGTTAACGTTGTTGATGGCAGCTTGTTACATGATGATGATTGATATTGTGATCGACCCCGTGGCCAATCAAGGTGAAAAATGGTTTTTGGGAAAGATTTATCATTACCCCGAAGGTGGGGCTTATTTTGGAGTACCCTTAAGCAATTTCGCGGGTTGGTGGTTAACCGCCCTGGTCATTTATATTTTTAATCGCATGTTATGGCCCGCCAAAGAATCAAGCCTCATGGAACGTTTTTTGCCTTTAGGCACCCTGCTCTATTTTATGGTGTTTATTTTTAATTTCCTGATCACTTGGTGGATAGGAGATTACAAACTACTCTTTGCCGATATTTTATGGGGCACCCTCATGTTCGCCATCGTCTACCATGCCAGCCGCTACAAAAACAAAATCCCCTTACATTTTTAA
- a CDS encoding cytochrome P460 family protein — protein MPMMIKGTILAAFLVLIWGCGSSGANEGTTGATTDESGAQIYAQITETDPYTEWEQFSEAIGTIESSAPHGPFARVYINDIAAAALDSSPENLPNGSIIVKDSIDTADAQDMGTLTIMKKIEGFRPRTNDWFWVMVSSNGEVQGEGNIGMCISCHLSQANNDYIFLHQLQ, from the coding sequence ATGCCGATGATGATTAAAGGCACGATTTTGGCAGCATTTTTGGTACTAATTTGGGGTTGCGGTTCGAGTGGTGCTAACGAGGGAACAACCGGAGCTACAACAGATGAATCGGGAGCTCAAATTTATGCCCAGATAACCGAAACCGACCCTTATACCGAGTGGGAGCAATTTTCAGAGGCCATTGGAACCATTGAAAGTAGTGCTCCGCATGGTCCGTTTGCCAGAGTTTATATCAACGATATCGCGGCTGCAGCCCTTGACAGTTCTCCAGAAAACCTTCCGAATGGTTCGATCATTGTCAAAGATAGTATTGATACTGCGGATGCTCAAGACATGGGGACTTTGACCATCATGAAAAAGATTGAGGGCTTTCGCCCCAGAACGAATGATTGGTTTTGGGTGATGGTGAGTTCAAATGGAGAGGTCCAGGGCGAAGGAAATATTGGCATGTGCATCAGCTGTCATTTGTCACAGGCCAATAACGACTATATTTTTCTTCATCAACTACAATAA
- a CDS encoding response regulator has translation MAETKTPKKIPSNGIVPEKKPKILIVDDHRTNIELLMAQLKAYPYELVSAADGEEALRVVEQTPPDLILLDLMMPKVSGYQVCQTLKNSKKTQFIPIIVITALKELEDKIKAIEMGADDFLMKPFNKVELITRVKSLLKLKELYDDVDSSESIIFTLAEMLEAKDVYTRGHSERVARYAVLLAKYIGLSEAEQLLIRKGALLHDIGKIGICESILNKPDKLSQEELAHIRSHPARGCEICKTLKSLMATLPVIRHHHERIDGKGYPDGIGEKEINLAPRIVAIADAYDAMTSNRPYRKGIAPAEALKVFERERLYGQWDPELVSQFIKLIRHEMHA, from the coding sequence ATGGCTGAGACCAAAACCCCAAAAAAAATCCCCTCGAATGGGATTGTCCCTGAAAAAAAACCTAAAATTCTCATTGTTGACGACCACCGCACGAATATTGAACTGCTCATGGCGCAATTAAAGGCCTACCCCTACGAATTAGTCAGTGCGGCCGATGGCGAAGAGGCCCTACGCGTAGTTGAGCAAACTCCCCCTGATTTAATCCTGCTTGATCTCATGATGCCTAAGGTATCGGGGTATCAAGTTTGTCAAACCTTGAAGAATAGCAAAAAAACCCAGTTTATTCCCATTATCGTGATTACGGCCTTAAAAGAATTAGAAGATAAAATTAAGGCCATCGAAATGGGGGCCGATGATTTTTTGATGAAGCCCTTTAACAAGGTTGAATTGATCACCCGCGTCAAATCGCTGCTCAAATTAAAAGAACTTTATGACGATGTCGATAGTTCCGAAAGTATCATTTTTACTTTGGCCGAAATGTTAGAAGCCAAAGACGTTTATACCCGCGGCCACTCCGAACGCGTGGCCCGCTATGCCGTGTTGCTCGCCAAATATATTGGGTTGTCGGAGGCCGAGCAATTGTTGATTCGTAAAGGTGCCCTGCTGCACGATATTGGCAAGATTGGCATTTGCGAAAGTATTTTGAACAAACCCGACAAACTCTCCCAAGAAGAATTGGCGCACATTCGCAGCCACCCTGCCCGCGGTTGTGAAATTTGCAAAACACTCAAATCCTTGATGGCAACTTTGCCGGTGATTCGTCATCACCATGAACGCATTGATGGCAAAGGTTATCCGGATGGAATTGGCGAAAAAGAAATCAACCTGGCCCCTCGCATTGTGGCCATTGCCGATGCCTACGACGCCATGACCAGCAATCGCCCTTATCGTAAAGGGATCGCCCCGGCCGAAGCCCTCAAAGTTTTTGAACGGGAACGCTTGTATGGGCAATGGGATCCAGAACTGGTTTCTCAATTTATCAAACTCATCCGTCACGAGATGCATGCTTGA
- a CDS encoding heavy-metal-associated domain-containing protein, giving the protein MMKSLLLTLLGIFLLGTATVGAEEKVATPQDTKTVHMKIEGMTCPMCSAMIQKKLTPLCQAVSIDHKNGEGQCTYEASKTSQDSIVKAVADAGYKVVETH; this is encoded by the coding sequence ATGATGAAAAGTTTGCTTCTAACCCTATTGGGGATATTCTTGCTGGGAACAGCGACGGTTGGTGCTGAAGAAAAAGTTGCGACGCCACAAGACACCAAGACCGTGCATATGAAAATCGAAGGGATGACTTGCCCCATGTGCTCTGCCATGATTCAGAAGAAACTGACTCCTCTTTGCCAGGCGGTTTCTATTGATCACAAGAATGGAGAGGGTCAATGCACCTATGAAGCCAGCAAAACCAGTCAGGACAGTATCGTTAAGGCAGTTGCTGATGCCGGTTATAAAGTGGTTGAAACGCATTAA
- a CDS encoding NAD-dependent epimerase/dehydratase family protein: MQILVTGASGFLGSHLIEELSKQEDITLRAVLSKQHQQNTLPSDFLIAGLDIEVLATDWQNPQEIDEWVEGCDIVFHCESYVSFDRKAKDLMNQIHVMGTQYLLEACHKNKVQKFIYTSGMELLRPPMADGVANEEDGVSQEDLLTPFAKIRSAGENLVLQYWRKRTLPVVIAHPTVLVGPKDEEVTLFGQYLLKLLKLESKFLIETGLNLIDVRDAAKGHVLAAKLAKPGSRFILGNKNVYLSELVSKVEELSGVPCPRTILPYWMAQWGNRLSRGFPAGLIRQLKRPLFFDAHKAVTELKMPQNDVWKALRQEIEYFKRKGLGP, encoded by the coding sequence ATGCAAATATTGGTAACCGGCGCTTCAGGTTTTCTAGGCTCTCACCTTATTGAGGAATTAAGCAAACAAGAAGATATCACGCTAAGAGCTGTGTTATCAAAACAGCATCAACAAAACACCCTGCCTAGCGACTTTCTCATTGCCGGCCTCGATATTGAGGTGCTTGCGACTGATTGGCAAAACCCCCAAGAAATTGATGAATGGGTAGAAGGCTGTGATATTGTCTTTCATTGTGAATCTTATGTCTCTTTTGATCGCAAGGCCAAAGACCTTATGAATCAAATACATGTCATGGGCACCCAATACCTTTTGGAGGCTTGTCACAAAAATAAGGTTCAAAAATTTATTTACACTTCGGGGATGGAACTTTTACGACCTCCAATGGCCGATGGGGTCGCCAATGAAGAAGATGGTGTTTCACAAGAAGACCTTTTAACCCCTTTTGCCAAAATTCGGTCGGCAGGAGAAAATTTAGTTTTACAATATTGGCGTAAAAGAACTCTGCCGGTGGTGATCGCTCATCCCACCGTATTAGTGGGCCCCAAAGATGAAGAAGTTACCCTTTTTGGCCAATATCTCTTAAAATTATTGAAACTCGAAAGTAAATTCTTGATTGAAACGGGCCTTAACCTTATTGATGTAAGAGACGCCGCCAAGGGGCATGTGTTAGCCGCAAAATTAGCCAAACCAGGGAGTCGTTTTATATTGGGCAACAAAAATGTTTATTTATCAGAACTGGTATCTAAAGTGGAGGAATTAAGTGGAGTGCCTTGCCCGCGTACCATCCTGCCCTACTGGATGGCACAATGGGGCAATCGTTTGAGTCGCGGCTTTCCAGCGGGGCTTATTCGGCAACTTAAGAGGCCTCTCTTTTTCGATGCCCATAAAGCGGTGACCGAACTCAAAATGCCGCAAAACGATGTGTGGAAGGCTTTAAGACAAGAAATTGAATATTTTAAAAGAAAAGGCCTTGGGCCATGA
- a CDS encoding radical SAM protein, whose amino-acid sequence MNCYFAISKVCNLRCQYCYVPEYNKSKQSDYNQKALESAKRFVAKVKTEKFGLGNVTLHGAEPTILSAETLGEVIKHFGQVTDDVRIQSNGTRFTPQYLDKLLGVIQDPKRLFVGISIDGSPEIHNPQRNNTWHLVMKNITELRKRGFEVGVLGVITSLTIKHLKEFSDWVESIRPLVVGITFKLGEHGYGITEEEKIRFAEWLYASRNLKHLQAFMPDLCMHDGNDCNFYEFDIDGNCYSCNKSYYDLGVFANWFQESFEEIRSKRKPLYNNRPIDPECKDCPYFALCHSGCPLSREKNKSVDCQIKQTVYPKLLDEGIRAENFFAIARQSTVFGMDLARYQSLSSELEEAEVFAATAPSPSSNELLLAEAKVILNPQFRFQKFSYPVHQMTAESDLTEYNSGEIVLLIYKDARDQQIRVMNLSQAAAKFFKILIAHPSSTVAGVLEKFTKELPDMSEDTFVNESLTFLRALHERNLLSFAASK is encoded by the coding sequence ATGAATTGTTATTTTGCGATCAGCAAGGTGTGTAACTTAAGGTGCCAATACTGTTATGTGCCTGAATATAATAAAAGCAAACAAAGTGACTACAATCAAAAGGCGTTGGAATCGGCAAAACGGTTCGTTGCCAAGGTGAAAACAGAAAAGTTTGGGTTGGGAAATGTGACACTGCATGGGGCCGAACCCACGATTCTTTCGGCTGAAACATTAGGTGAGGTGATCAAGCACTTTGGTCAAGTGACTGACGATGTAAGAATACAGTCTAACGGAACACGGTTTACACCGCAATATCTTGATAAGCTTTTGGGGGTGATCCAAGATCCCAAGCGACTTTTTGTGGGGATTAGCATCGACGGGAGCCCTGAAATCCACAACCCACAACGAAATAACACCTGGCACCTGGTGATGAAAAATATCACCGAATTGAGAAAAAGGGGATTTGAGGTGGGGGTGCTTGGCGTTATCACCAGCCTAACCATCAAACACCTGAAGGAATTCAGCGATTGGGTAGAATCCATCCGACCACTGGTGGTGGGCATTACCTTTAAATTAGGTGAACATGGTTATGGGATTACGGAAGAAGAAAAAATTCGCTTTGCCGAATGGCTTTACGCCAGCCGCAACCTCAAACATCTCCAAGCCTTTATGCCCGATCTTTGCATGCATGATGGCAACGACTGCAATTTTTATGAATTTGATATTGATGGCAACTGTTACTCTTGTAATAAGAGTTATTATGATTTGGGTGTTTTTGCAAATTGGTTTCAAGAATCTTTTGAGGAAATTCGCAGTAAACGAAAGCCACTTTATAACAATCGCCCCATCGACCCTGAATGCAAAGACTGCCCTTACTTTGCCCTTTGTCACAGTGGTTGCCCTTTGAGCCGAGAAAAAAATAAATCGGTCGATTGTCAAATCAAACAGACCGTTTATCCTAAGCTGCTTGACGAGGGGATCCGGGCAGAAAACTTTTTTGCCATTGCAAGACAGTCAACCGTATTTGGAATGGACCTTGCCCGCTATCAATCGTTAAGCTCTGAGCTTGAAGAAGCAGAGGTTTTCGCTGCTACAGCTCCTTCTCCATCATCGAATGAACTTTTGCTTGCCGAAGCCAAGGTTATTTTAAATCCTCAATTTCGTTTTCAAAAATTCAGCTATCCCGTTCATCAGATGACGGCAGAATCCGATTTAACTGAATACAACAGTGGAGAAATAGTGCTGTTGATATACAAAGATGCACGTGACCAGCAGATACGGGTGATGAACCTAAGTCAGGCCGCAGCAAAATTTTTTAAAATTCTCATAGCCCATCCATCAAGCACCGTAGCAGGGGTCCTTGAAAAATTTACGAAGGAATTACCTGATATGTCCGAAGACACTTTTGTCAATGAATCCCTCACTTTTTTGAGGGCATTACACGAGAGAAACCTTTTGTCGTTTGCAGCATCTAAATAA
- a CDS encoding MgtC/SapB family protein: MKELLIPLAVSFITGTILGLERELSHKPAGLRTQVLVNLGTTLFILAGHSFGGEVARLAANVLTGLGFLGAGVIWQQKGTVRGLTTAALIWVNGSLGVVIGLGQYTLAGAATILALIALRFLGMLESRIKSKCRVFRYQVTSKENDQVLQTIHSALSQCHFQEDPLTFEKGTSAVTMRFAFCNPPPRHHEFVESLRKMADVLEVKIE, from the coding sequence ATGAAAGAATTGCTAATTCCGCTTGCAGTGAGTTTTATCACCGGAACCATTTTAGGGTTAGAACGAGAGCTATCGCACAAACCCGCTGGCCTTAGAACACAGGTGCTCGTGAACCTCGGAACAACCTTATTCATCCTGGCAGGGCATAGCTTCGGTGGTGAAGTGGCGAGACTGGCTGCCAATGTGCTAACTGGCTTGGGTTTCCTAGGCGCTGGTGTCATTTGGCAACAAAAGGGAACCGTGCGAGGCTTAACGACAGCAGCCCTCATCTGGGTAAACGGAAGCCTTGGTGTCGTGATTGGTTTGGGCCAATATACTCTGGCAGGAGCGGCAACCATTCTGGCCCTCATCGCCTTACGGTTTTTAGGAATGCTTGAATCCCGAATCAAGAGCAAATGCCGTGTTTTTCGCTATCAGGTGACATCAAAAGAAAATGATCAAGTCTTGCAAACCATCCACAGCGCTTTAAGCCAGTGCCATTTTCAAGAAGACCCGCTCACCTTTGAAAAAGGAACGTCTGCCGTGACCATGCGCTTTGCCTTCTGCAATCCTCCGCCCCGGCACCACGAGTTTGTCGAAAGCTTAAGAAAAATGGCCGATGTGTTAGAAGTTAAAATTGAATAA
- a CDS encoding zf-HC2 domain-containing protein: MFAKTLIMKLMFRMMGLPTCEEVDQFAYDFLAGRLDAKIIHQVERHLKTCKNCQKFMVSYRKTYALAQNLPPPTLDSEFKEKMFKFLSKKGDA, from the coding sequence ATGTTCGCTAAAACGTTGATCATGAAACTGATGTTTCGGATGATGGGGCTTCCCACTTGTGAAGAGGTGGATCAGTTTGCCTACGATTTTTTAGCGGGGCGATTAGATGCAAAAATCATACACCAAGTAGAACGGCATCTTAAGACCTGCAAAAATTGCCAGAAGTTTATGGTGTCCTATCGCAAGACATATGCCTTGGCCCAAAACCTCCCACCCCCAACCCTAGACTCAGAATTTAAGGAAAAAATGTTTAAATTTTTATCCAAAAAGGGAGACGCATGA
- a CDS encoding AMMECR1 domain-containing protein, whose amino-acid sequence MKKYYSFIILVLSCLSVSSLQAETSVFLQSEIKNLFQQYFKKEPLGSYAYLEKTSAGIFVTLEENNRTLACLGDVRPHHKNLKEELIGIFDKILSHPRFSKALQPSDYLHWSVWVRFPKTPLQVHSIYQINPKLDGAMLKSGAKASMALPGEAKTQKYLLRLLKSKAGLTPQEPFTLYRIHAPGFKL is encoded by the coding sequence ATGAAAAAATATTACAGTTTTATTATTCTGGTACTCAGTTGCTTAAGCGTTAGCTCGTTGCAGGCTGAAACCTCTGTTTTTCTCCAATCCGAAATCAAAAACCTTTTTCAACAATATTTTAAAAAAGAACCCTTGGGTTCTTATGCCTATTTAGAAAAAACCTCAGCAGGTATTTTTGTCACCCTAGAAGAAAACAACCGCACGCTTGCTTGCTTAGGTGATGTGCGCCCACACCATAAAAATCTAAAAGAAGAATTAATAGGCATCTTCGATAAAATTTTATCACACCCCCGTTTTTCAAAAGCCTTGCAGCCATCTGATTATCTGCATTGGAGCGTATGGGTTCGTTTCCCAAAAACCCCCCTGCAAGTTCATTCAATTTATCAAATCAACCCCAAGCTCGATGGAGCCATGTTAAAAAGCGGGGCCAAGGCCTCCATGGCCCTACCTGGCGAAGCCAAAACCCAAAAATATTTGTTACGCCTTTTAAAAAGCAAGGCAGGCCTCACCCCCCAAGAACCCTTCACCCTCTATCGCATCCACGCCCCAGGGTTTAAATTGTAA
- a CDS encoding sigma-70 family RNA polymerase sigma factor, with protein sequence MSPSFFQQDLSPSSASESSEDVLLRGLKEKESWAYQQLIDRWANKIYRLAFHFLRKKEDAEEIVQEVLQKVVEKIGTFQGQSSVYTWIYRIAVNQALMRLRTMKGKQFVSWEEFAPHFENGIRVQTTADWSTKPEAFFAQKELQAFLKQCVDELPEDLKTAYLLKDMEGLSEEEVCETLELSKPAMKNRVHRARLILRERLERKYVR encoded by the coding sequence ATGTCCCCTTCTTTTTTCCAACAAGATCTTTCCCCCTCTTCTGCATCTGAATCTAGTGAAGATGTACTGCTGCGTGGGCTCAAAGAAAAAGAGTCATGGGCTTACCAGCAATTAATCGATCGGTGGGCCAATAAAATTTATCGTTTGGCGTTTCATTTTTTGAGAAAGAAAGAAGACGCCGAGGAAATCGTGCAAGAAGTTTTACAAAAAGTAGTGGAAAAGATCGGCACCTTTCAGGGGCAGTCTTCTGTGTACACATGGATCTATCGCATCGCGGTTAATCAGGCGTTGATGAGACTGAGAACCATGAAAGGAAAACAGTTTGTCTCTTGGGAAGAATTTGCACCGCATTTTGAGAATGGCATTCGGGTGCAGACTACAGCCGATTGGTCGACAAAGCCTGAAGCATTTTTTGCACAAAAAGAGCTTCAAGCCTTTTTGAAGCAATGTGTCGATGAGCTACCCGAAGATTTAAAAACCGCTTATCTCCTCAAAGATATGGAAGGACTCTCCGAAGAAGAAGTTTGTGAAACCTTGGAATTGAGCAAACCAGCCATGAAAAATCGCGTCCATCGAGCGCGGCTGATTTTGCGGGAAAGACTAGAAAGAAAGTATGTTCGCTAA
- a CDS encoding DsrE family protein, translated as MIKKMLLPLFAIASLGLGCQAKINQKYLIILQAGTESHEGMARAVHALLYATELKKAGFTVTLIFDGAGTEWAKALINPEHKLHASYRQLQDAGVTEIICDFCSTAFQVREDLKKGKVPLVAEFEGHPSLVKWIKQGYLPIVL; from the coding sequence ATGATCAAAAAAATGTTATTACCGTTATTTGCTATTGCCAGTCTTGGGTTGGGCTGTCAGGCAAAGATAAATCAAAAGTATCTCATTATTCTACAAGCAGGCACAGAAAGTCATGAAGGCATGGCCCGTGCGGTTCATGCGCTTCTCTACGCCACCGAACTCAAAAAAGCAGGCTTTACGGTAACGCTCATCTTCGACGGAGCCGGAACGGAATGGGCCAAGGCCCTCATAAACCCCGAACACAAACTGCATGCTTCTTACCGCCAATTGCAAGATGCCGGAGTCACCGAAATTATTTGCGATTTTTGTTCCACGGCCTTTCAGGTTCGGGAAGATCTGAAAAAAGGCAAAGTTCCTCTCGTAGCAGAATTTGAGGGTCACCCAAGCCTCGTAAAATGGATCAAGCAAGGATATCTTCCTATCGTACTGTAG
- a CDS encoding heavy metal-responsive transcriptional regulator → MKVGHFTIGKVASMTGVGVETLRFYEREGLIPEPPRRNSGYREYPPATVDRVRFIKQAKDLGFTLAEIKELLSLSVGPTTTCADVKRKAQEKIKEVDAKIADLKRIRQALNQLTNQCRGKGPVSECPILENLQSKGRKI, encoded by the coding sequence ATGAAGGTAGGGCATTTTACCATTGGAAAAGTGGCAAGTATGACTGGGGTTGGGGTAGAGACCCTCCGTTTTTATGAACGGGAAGGCTTAATCCCAGAACCGCCACGGCGAAATTCGGGTTATCGGGAGTATCCACCGGCAACGGTTGATAGAGTTCGTTTTATCAAACAAGCAAAAGACCTTGGTTTTACGCTGGCAGAAATCAAAGAGTTATTGAGCTTGAGCGTAGGGCCTACGACGACGTGCGCCGATGTAAAACGGAAAGCGCAGGAAAAAATCAAAGAAGTGGACGCCAAGATCGCCGACCTCAAACGGATCAGGCAGGCCCTGAACCAATTGACAAATCAATGCCGAGGCAAAGGGCCGGTCAGTGAATGCCCTATCCTGGAAAACTTGCAATCGAAAGGGAGGAAAATATGA
- a CDS encoding inorganic phosphate transporter: protein MEIILGILCGFFLAFANGANDNFKGVATLYGSGTTDYKKALAWATLTTALGSLAALLLAKGLLVAFSGKGLVPDAILHLKSFPLAVGFAAAMTVWLATRLGFPISTTHALVGALVGVGLMASTSGIQLSKLFGTFFLPLLVSPLFAIFATMGLYPLLKKIKLFSGLQKQNCLCVGTQVVGVVPLGLSREQALMSLSTHPEISFGTKAHCVERYQGRLLGIDLGSLLDGLHYLSAGAVSFARGLNDTPKIAAVLLASQVFGPRFSIVGVGVLIVLGGIISAKKVANTMSLRITDMNHAQGFLANLVTSALVILASKMGMPVSTTHVSCGALFGIGAVTQKAKWKTIAGIATSWLITLPVAMVLGGLFFWFFKGVVP, encoded by the coding sequence ATGGAAATTATTCTTGGCATTCTGTGTGGGTTCTTTCTTGCTTTCGCCAACGGGGCCAATGACAATTTCAAAGGGGTGGCTACATTATATGGAAGCGGCACCACAGATTATAAAAAAGCCTTAGCCTGGGCTACCTTGACGACAGCGCTTGGGTCTTTGGCCGCGTTGCTGCTTGCCAAAGGGCTTTTAGTTGCTTTTAGTGGCAAAGGTTTGGTTCCCGATGCCATTCTTCATCTCAAAAGTTTTCCTTTGGCCGTCGGATTTGCTGCTGCAATGACAGTGTGGTTGGCAACCCGCTTAGGGTTTCCCATCTCTACCACCCATGCACTGGTTGGTGCTTTAGTCGGAGTGGGTTTGATGGCATCGACTTCTGGCATTCAGCTTTCCAAACTATTTGGAACTTTTTTTCTTCCCCTTCTTGTGAGCCCCTTGTTTGCAATTTTTGCAACCATGGGGCTCTATCCATTGTTAAAAAAGATAAAATTGTTCTCTGGCCTTCAAAAACAAAACTGTTTGTGTGTGGGCACACAAGTGGTGGGTGTGGTTCCGCTGGGACTTTCGCGTGAGCAGGCTTTGATGAGCCTGTCTACTCATCCCGAAATATCTTTTGGAACCAAGGCTCATTGTGTGGAGCGATATCAGGGGAGGCTTTTGGGAATTGACCTTGGTTCACTTTTAGATGGCCTGCATTATTTGTCGGCGGGTGCCGTTAGTTTTGCACGTGGGCTTAATGACACGCCCAAAATTGCCGCGGTTCTTCTTGCCAGTCAGGTTTTCGGCCCTCGCTTTTCTATCGTAGGCGTTGGGGTTTTGATTGTGTTGGGAGGGATTATAAGCGCAAAAAAAGTTGCCAACACAATGTCTCTTCGAATCACTGACATGAATCACGCCCAGGGTTTTTTGGCAAATCTAGTCACTAGCGCCTTGGTAATCTTGGCTTCAAAAATGGGGATGCCCGTTTCTACCACCCATGTTTCTTGCGGGGCACTCTTTGGAATTGGCGCAGTTACACAAAAAGCCAAGTGGAAGACCATTGCCGGCATTGCCACTTCATGGCTCATCACCCTACCGGTGGCGATGGTGCTGGGGGGTCTCTTTTTTTGGTTTTTTAAGGGGGTGGTGCCATGA
- a CDS encoding copper chaperone Copz family protein, which yields MNCCSKEKHEAPEAETRGRQNCPRCDSKSKGVSMMTVRYMLKGPFQPQVQEKASYRFCLSPTCPVVYFSENDPSVFTRDQLSERVTIKETDDPIPICYCFNFFRHDVEKEIRETGKTTIPDFITAQVKAKNCFCEYTNPQGTCCLGNVSSVVKTILKKEVP from the coding sequence ATGAATTGTTGTAGCAAAGAAAAACATGAGGCCCCTGAAGCCGAAACAAGGGGCCGGCAAAACTGCCCCCGCTGTGACTCAAAATCCAAGGGGGTCTCAATGATGACCGTTCGCTATATGCTGAAGGGACCTTTTCAACCCCAAGTTCAGGAAAAGGCTTCTTACCGGTTTTGTCTTTCCCCAACTTGCCCCGTTGTCTATTTTTCTGAAAATGATCCTTCAGTGTTTACGAGGGACCAATTGAGTGAACGGGTCACAATCAAAGAAACCGATGACCCGATCCCCATTTGCTACTGTTTTAATTTTTTCCGCCATGACGTGGAAAAAGAAATCAGAGAGACTGGAAAAACAACAATTCCGGATTTCATTACTGCACAAGTGAAGGCCAAAAATTGCTTTTGCGAATACACGAATCCACAGGGGACTTGTTGCCTGGGGAATGTCAGCTCTGTTGTCAAAACAATCTTAAAAAAGGAGGTACCATGA
- a CDS encoding endonuclease III domain-containing protein, with protein sequence MAQVRKNLKEIYQLSLQHFGLQHWWPGDSPFEVMVGAILTQNTAWTNVEKAIQNLKAKNLLSLQALLDLPDSQLAETIRPAGYFNVKTQRLKEFLKFLQINYQGDIQKMVAQPTKKLRQELLSVKGIGQETADSILLYALEHPIFVVDAYTYRIFTRHGLVGPEAQYEDLQEVVMDVLEPEVKFYKEFHAQIVMIGKNFCKPTARCEQCPLNSLPHWV encoded by the coding sequence ATGGCACAGGTCCGCAAAAATCTAAAAGAAATCTATCAACTTTCCCTTCAGCATTTTGGCTTACAACACTGGTGGCCGGGTGATTCACCCTTTGAGGTCATGGTGGGCGCCATCTTAACTCAAAACACAGCCTGGACCAACGTTGAAAAGGCCATTCAAAATTTAAAAGCTAAAAATTTATTAAGTTTGCAAGCCTTGCTTGATTTGCCTGATTCCCAACTAGCCGAAACCATTCGGCCCGCGGGCTACTTTAATGTTAAAACTCAGCGGTTGAAAGAATTTTTAAAATTCCTGCAAATAAATTACCAAGGTGACATTCAAAAAATGGTTGCACAACCCACAAAAAAATTGCGCCAAGAATTGTTATCCGTCAAAGGCATAGGGCAAGAGACGGCGGATAGCATTTTGCTCTACGCCCTAGAGCACCCCATCTTTGTGGTCGATGCGTATACCTATCGTATTTTTACCCGCCATGGGTTGGTGGGGCCCGAAGCGCAATATGAAGATCTTCAGGAAGTGGTGATGGATGTGCTGGAGCCAGAGGTAAAATTTTATAAAGAATTTCACGCCCAGATTGTGATGATCGGAAAAAATTTTTGCAAACCCACGGCACGTTGTGAACAGTGCCCGCTCAATAGCCTGCCTCATTGGGTTTAA